agatGCACCATGATTCTTTTAGAGAGGCATTTGATTCtatcaattttttgaagttgCTGAAATTTGCATGGAGTAACTTTAGATGCCATTGCTCACTTGGTTCTACATGCCCTCTATATAAGAGCCATGTGTTTCTTTGTTGTATTTCCCCATGATCAAGTTCCTCCACCCAAAATGGTTTCTACATTATCCTTTGTTGGAATCCTCATGCTTCTGGTTCAGACCAACTGTATGGAGTGGGCTTCTGGTCACAATGGCAACTTCCATTACCAGGCAAGGGCAGAATTCCTGCAACTTTCTGGCTATGGCAAAGGACAAAGCCATAAAGTGCTCCCCTCCCTGAAAAGATATCTTCAACATTTCGGCTATTTGGACACGGTTGACGACACAGGATTCTCTCTTGTTTTTGATGAAGATCTAGAAGCTGCCGTGAAGAAATACCAAGCGTTCTTCAGCCTCAATGCTACTGGTATAGTCGACACAGCAACAATGCACCAACTAATGCGGCCGAGATGTGGCGTACCAGACATAATCAAACATCCTGCGCTGGCAAAATTCCACCGGATTAATGTCACCGGCAACTCGAGTTCATCACTATACGATATCGATAACAGCCGTTGGCCACCATCAAGCAGGAGACTCTTGTATAATATCGAAGAGAACGAGCACATGCCATTTCCTATAGATGAGCTGAGGCCTGTCTTCCGTGAGGCATTCCAAACATGGGCTTTGTCCTCACCATTCGACTTCAGAGAGACTTCGACCGACAGAATCGCTCAGTTGCACATCGGATTCTACGGAGAGGGGCACTTAGATTGTCCTCTATTTGACGACTTGCTCGCGCACGCATCTTATCCACCACATGGGATGCTTCACATCAACGCAGATTATGAATGGGCGATCGACCTTGAGATCTTGCTTAGCACGGAAGATTCGTACGACGTTCAATCGGTCGCCCTTCATGAGATCGGCCATCTACTGGGGTTGGGTCACAGTACACTTCCAGAAGCAATCATGTATCCTACCTTGGATTCTCAAACAAGGAAGGTGGAACTGGATGACGATGATATTGCAGGAATCGATGCTATGTATCCTCGGTCTAGCTGATTAATTCTTGGAATTAATTCTAACAAGGCTTTGAATCCTTAGGCATAGTGATTCTTATGGTTTTGACTGCGTTCTGCATCCTACTCTCCTTGCCACATTTTTGAGACAAATTGTCACcctatatttttgtttatcaatttctatttttgttggCTCCCTCTCTCCCACAACAAATTGAATTGTAACCTGCATGATGGAAGAATTAGGGATGTGAAtggattagattcaaatcagatatacccCTAAACTATATGTGCTTTTTCGGATAATCAGATATTCGCCATGTTGACGTTGCAAATTTCCTCGTCATGTTTGTGAGATTTGTGAAGACTACGAGGATCATTTCTAGAACCACATGTGCTTTT
Above is a window of Nymphaea colorata isolate Beijing-Zhang1983 chromosome 8, ASM883128v2, whole genome shotgun sequence DNA encoding:
- the LOC116259620 gene encoding metalloendoproteinase 2-MMP-like, which encodes MCFFVVFPHDQVPPPKMVSTLSFVGILMLLVQTNCMEWASGHNGNFHYQARAEFLQLSGYGKGQSHKVLPSLKRYLQHFGYLDTVDDTGFSLVFDEDLEAAVKKYQAFFSLNATGIVDTATMHQLMRPRCGVPDIIKHPALAKFHRINVTGNSSSSLYDIDNSRWPPSSRRLLYNIEENEHMPFPIDELRPVFREAFQTWALSSPFDFRETSTDRIAQLHIGFYGEGHLDCPLFDDLLAHASYPPHGMLHINADYEWAIDLEILLSTEDSYDVQSVALHEIGHLLGLGHSTLPEAIMYPTLDSQTRKVELDDDDIAGIDAMYPRSS